The following are from one region of the Paenibacillus sp. JZ16 genome:
- a CDS encoding GNAT family N-acetyltransferase, which translates to MNIRTGRIEELQEIMALIARCVAVMQAGGSDQWDDQYPNREVIGEDLQRGTLFAAEGEGRILGIIVLDESQDEQYETINWKQMKGPHLMMHRLAVDPEAQGQGVARKLIAFSEEYALREGYTSLRLDTYAKNTAALKLYQGLGYDLRGEVNFPGRAASFPVFEKVLG; encoded by the coding sequence ATGAACATACGGACAGGACGAATAGAGGAGCTTCAAGAAATCATGGCTTTGATAGCCCGCTGTGTTGCGGTCATGCAGGCTGGAGGCAGCGATCAATGGGATGATCAGTATCCGAACCGAGAGGTCATTGGTGAGGATTTGCAGCGAGGAACGTTGTTTGCAGCTGAGGGCGAAGGCCGCATCTTAGGGATCATCGTCCTTGACGAATCCCAGGATGAGCAGTATGAGACCATTAACTGGAAGCAGATGAAAGGGCCTCATTTAATGATGCATCGGCTTGCTGTCGATCCGGAAGCCCAAGGACAGGGAGTTGCGCGAAAACTGATAGCCTTCTCCGAGGAATATGCCCTGCGAGAGGGCTACACGAGTCTACGATTGGATACCTATGCCAAGAACACGGCTGCGCTCAAGCTGTATCAAGGCTTAGGTTATGACTTGCGGGGAGAAGTGAATTTCCCAGGGAGAGCGGCAAGCTTTCCGGTATTTGAGAAGGTGCTTGGATAA
- a CDS encoding transcriptional regulator, producing the protein MSRFDQQYELWIHTNILNEKNPRRLEILQKGLGHGTVEFLRSVWFPAIGNFNDLHPEWEVRDFSNGYRYLDLAYMPGGARGGIEIQGYGPHARDLDVRRFKDLCRRHCLLALDGWTFLPIAYPSIVEEPKQCQQLILSFVGRFVASDVPASLSWLEAEAVRFARRLLRPITPLELANHLRVSDRHTRRLLHKLVELQILDIASGEQRARTYKLRM; encoded by the coding sequence ATGTCACGGTTTGATCAACAATATGAGCTCTGGATACACACGAATATTTTGAATGAAAAGAATCCCCGCAGGCTCGAAATCCTTCAGAAAGGGTTAGGCCACGGTACCGTCGAGTTTCTGCGCTCAGTGTGGTTTCCCGCAATCGGTAATTTCAATGACTTGCATCCGGAATGGGAAGTACGCGATTTCAGCAATGGTTATCGTTATTTAGACCTTGCCTACATGCCCGGTGGTGCGAGAGGAGGCATCGAAATCCAAGGATACGGCCCGCATGCCCGCGATTTGGACGTAAGAAGGTTTAAGGATTTATGCCGCCGTCACTGCTTACTGGCACTGGATGGTTGGACATTCCTTCCCATTGCTTACCCCTCCATCGTCGAAGAGCCAAAACAATGCCAGCAGCTCATTTTATCCTTCGTCGGCAGATTTGTGGCGTCAGATGTACCTGCGTCCTTAAGTTGGCTGGAGGCAGAAGCTGTCCGATTTGCGCGGCGATTGCTGCGCCCGATAACCCCATTAGAACTCGCAAATCATCTTAGGGTGAGTGACCGGCATACCCGACGCTTATTGCATAAACTGGTCGAGCTTCAGATACTGGACATAGCAAGCGGTGAACAACGAGCCCGTACCTATAAACTCCGCATGTAA
- a CDS encoding autorepressor SdpR family transcription factor — protein MGFPETFKALSDPVRRDILVMLKRGKMSAGEIGQHFDMTGATISYHLSQLKKAGLIFETKYKNYIYYEINVSVFEEIMLWFSQFNGGKQDEEKE, from the coding sequence TTGGGGTTTCCGGAAACATTCAAGGCGTTATCTGATCCGGTGAGACGGGACATCCTGGTTATGCTCAAGCGCGGCAAAATGTCAGCCGGAGAGATCGGTCAACATTTCGATATGACCGGGGCGACCATTTCGTATCATCTGTCGCAGCTGAAGAAGGCCGGACTGATATTTGAAACAAAATATAAAAATTATATTTACTATGAGATCAACGTGTCCGTCTTCGAAGAAATCATGCTGTGGTTTTCACAATTTAACGGGGGGAAACAAGATGAGGAAAAAGAATAG
- a CDS encoding stalk domain-containing protein encodes MKVLNRRVAYMLMTILLAVNCMAMDSVGAAEAVHGDSPHTPVSVAGGSGHGVAAWSDGSVTAWGYNKSGQVGDGTSIHQLVPKQVAGLTDIVQVAAGDNSSFALDKNGDVWAWGDYYSPYINGDPLLPFQKRGGLIKLEGLKDVASLAISNHGSVALHKDGSATIWNPTFDPNDHLKMTVKYFPIKGVINAKTIVVAGHEALILGDDGSVDMLTVYNSFYDRYRLEREFREIKSLVTSSIAGIAADWYDVFLLHENGTVLRWNVNEKQQVPAAVKGLNDIQEIRTGSNRLYMLKNDGTVWQWKYNDPAAKPFQVKGLTGIKALWGSNGYTGYATNKDGKLLAWGEEKYQGSGSPNENDGNPVMVQPPLSWTANGQSVSFYGSSAIVKGKLYVPYTSVFEALGIKVKRGQSNPDPKHGNHRFPVWSFSYGGNTVSIKSSDPAVVLVNGKVTREDVSIPFLANSSMFPLELITTKLGIPMSWNKTTGEVILGKTP; translated from the coding sequence TTGAAGGTATTGAATCGTAGAGTAGCTTATATGTTAATGACGATATTGTTAGCAGTCAATTGTATGGCAATGGACAGTGTGGGAGCTGCCGAAGCTGTGCATGGAGATTCACCGCATACACCGGTAAGCGTGGCTGGCGGCAGCGGACATGGTGTTGCGGCATGGAGCGACGGCTCCGTGACTGCCTGGGGTTATAACAAGTCAGGTCAAGTAGGTGACGGGACTAGCATTCATCAATTAGTGCCAAAGCAAGTCGCGGGTTTAACTGATATTGTTCAGGTGGCGGCAGGGGACAATTCTTCATTTGCCTTGGACAAGAACGGGGACGTGTGGGCCTGGGGCGATTATTACTCTCCTTATATTAACGGGGATCCGTTGTTACCTTTCCAAAAACGGGGAGGGCTGATCAAGCTGGAAGGACTTAAGGATGTAGCCAGCTTGGCTATTTCAAACCATGGTTCTGTCGCATTGCATAAGGATGGGTCTGCAACGATATGGAATCCGACGTTTGATCCGAATGATCATTTAAAGATGACGGTAAAGTACTTTCCGATCAAGGGAGTCATAAATGCAAAAACAATAGTGGTCGCCGGACATGAGGCGCTGATTCTCGGTGATGACGGCAGTGTTGATATGTTAACGGTATATAACAGTTTCTACGATCGGTACCGGCTGGAGCGTGAGTTCCGTGAGATTAAATCGCTGGTTACTTCCTCCATTGCCGGAATCGCCGCGGATTGGTATGACGTGTTTCTGCTGCATGAGAACGGGACGGTGCTGCGGTGGAATGTGAATGAAAAGCAGCAAGTGCCGGCTGCGGTGAAGGGATTAAACGATATCCAAGAGATAAGAACGGGGTCTAACCGTTTGTACATGCTTAAAAATGACGGCACGGTCTGGCAGTGGAAATACAACGACCCAGCGGCGAAGCCTTTTCAAGTGAAAGGTTTGACAGGTATCAAGGCGCTTTGGGGAAGCAATGGATATACAGGTTATGCAACCAACAAAGACGGTAAGCTGCTGGCCTGGGGAGAAGAGAAATATCAAGGCAGCGGCTCGCCTAACGAGAACGATGGGAATCCAGTCATGGTACAGCCTCCTCTATCCTGGACGGCAAACGGACAATCGGTTAGCTTCTACGGTTCTTCCGCTATTGTGAAAGGCAAGCTGTATGTACCGTATACTAGCGTTTTTGAAGCCCTCGGGATCAAAGTGAAGCGCGGACAGTCGAATCCGGATCCGAAACACGGAAATCATCGATTTCCGGTATGGTCTTTCTCTTATGGCGGGAATACCGTGTCCATTAAATCCAGTGATCCCGCCGTTGTATTAGTGAACGGGAAGGTGACGCGAGAAGATGTCAGCATTCCATTCCTGGCTAATTCGAGCATGTTTCCATTGGAGTTGATCACGACAAAGCTTGGCATTCCGATGTCCTGGAATAAGACGACAGGCGAAGTGATCCTGGGGAAAACACCATAA
- a CDS encoding NAD-dependent epimerase/dehydratase family protein produces MKIFVAGSTGVIGQRLLPRLVQAGHGVIGMTHDPQRKGLIESWGAKGIVADAFDREGIIASIGEVRPDVIIHQLTSLSQWNLEDNARIRMEGTRHLVEAAQIHGVKRMIAQSIAWAYEPGDYPATENVPLDVQAPPPRKSTIDGIISLEHAVAQLPNHVILRYGMFYGPGTWYDANGIMAEKVRTRALPATDGVMSFLHVEDAANAALQALDWPTGPVNIVDDAPAAGTLWLPLYAEALHAPAPAYQAGSKRGERGASNAKARKEYGWEPLYPTWRTGFAQSLR; encoded by the coding sequence ATGAAAATATTCGTAGCGGGCTCTACCGGCGTTATCGGCCAGCGTTTACTTCCCAGATTGGTGCAAGCCGGCCATGGAGTTATCGGCATGACCCACGACCCTCAGCGGAAAGGGCTGATCGAATCATGGGGAGCCAAGGGGATCGTTGCAGATGCCTTTGATCGGGAAGGGATCATAGCCTCGATTGGGGAAGTGCGGCCGGATGTCATTATCCATCAGCTCACTTCGTTAAGCCAATGGAATCTGGAGGATAATGCGAGGATTCGGATGGAGGGCACCCGTCATCTGGTAGAAGCCGCGCAGATCCACGGCGTTAAACGCATGATTGCCCAGAGCATTGCCTGGGCCTATGAACCCGGGGATTATCCCGCCACCGAGAACGTCCCTCTGGATGTCCAGGCGCCTCCGCCGCGCAAATCTACGATAGACGGTATCATCTCGCTGGAACATGCCGTTGCACAACTGCCGAACCACGTCATTCTAAGGTACGGAATGTTCTACGGTCCCGGCACGTGGTACGACGCCAACGGAATCATGGCGGAAAAGGTACGAACTCGAGCTCTTCCAGCAACGGATGGCGTTATGTCATTTCTCCATGTCGAGGATGCGGCGAATGCCGCACTGCAGGCATTGGACTGGCCGACGGGGCCGGTCAATATCGTAGATGACGCGCCTGCTGCCGGTACGTTGTGGCTGCCGTTGTATGCTGAGGCGCTGCACGCGCCTGCTCCAGCATATCAAGCGGGGAGCAAGCGCGGCGAGCGCGGCGCTTCGAACGCCAAAGCCCGGAAGGAGTACGGCTGGGAGCCGCTATATCCCACGTGGCGAACAGGGTTCGCGCAATCGCTTAGGTGA
- a CDS encoding GapA-binding peptide SR1P, which produces MNTSVKKLEMGVILCRHCSAEVDTVDTNRIATFYGVCDQPECRQLHSHMHVSVSDVTDEE; this is translated from the coding sequence ATGAACACTTCCGTTAAAAAGTTGGAAATGGGCGTCATCTTGTGCAGGCATTGCAGCGCTGAAGTCGATACGGTGGATACGAATCGAATCGCTACCTTCTATGGCGTGTGTGATCAGCCGGAGTGCCGGCAGCTGCACAGCCACATGCATGTATCAGTTAGTGATGTAACAGACGAAGAGTAA
- a CDS encoding TetR/AcrR family transcriptional regulator, whose protein sequence is MGRVREFDEEKVLDAAMQLFWEKGYEATSLSDLTSRMGIQRPSIYSAFGDKKELFETALRKYTMSHASEARARLQNHRSVREAFRAFFENVVDKEYSESSSRGCFCINTMVELAPHDEKFEILTREHQMYLAVIFQETIERGIQSGELAIGTDAKALSQALIVSLIGLTVMLKSRPERSFVTNTIEVTLTLLE, encoded by the coding sequence ATGGGACGAGTCCGCGAATTTGATGAAGAGAAAGTATTAGATGCAGCGATGCAGTTATTTTGGGAGAAGGGATATGAGGCTACCTCATTAAGCGATTTGACTTCCAGAATGGGCATTCAACGGCCCAGTATATACTCAGCCTTTGGAGACAAGAAGGAGCTGTTCGAAACAGCTCTGCGCAAATACACGATGTCACATGCTTCCGAGGCGCGGGCCAGGCTGCAAAACCATCGATCGGTCAGGGAGGCGTTTCGGGCTTTTTTTGAAAATGTGGTTGATAAGGAATATTCCGAAAGCAGCAGCCGAGGGTGCTTTTGTATCAATACGATGGTCGAGCTTGCGCCTCATGATGAGAAATTTGAAATTCTGACAAGGGAGCATCAGATGTACTTGGCGGTCATATTTCAAGAAACCATTGAACGAGGCATACAATCGGGCGAGCTTGCGATCGGGACAGACGCGAAAGCATTATCCCAAGCGCTGATCGTATCGCTGATTGGGTTGACCGTCATGTTGAAATCCCGTCCGGAGCGCTCATTCGTAACGAATACGATAGAGGTGACTCTTACATTGCTTGAATAA
- a CDS encoding helix-turn-helix transcriptional regulator, protein MSKADNMLAMLWLLKSRRRMTAKQLSEELGVHIRTVYRCIDALCMSGVPVVSEIGRDGGYSIPEHIKLEPLFFEADEQRALLHAAAFAREAGYPSEEPLNRAVSKIKRYTNPEQLERLERHESSIEAIHPPTASSLTRILHEIEAGIDRQSSLEIDYATGYDGITQPRILDPYGLVHWKSKWYAVGHCHLRGEIRCFRVDRMRDIRHTDNAFDRPASFSPREYVLDSLLSGQGSESNPHLVSVHIQGLPQALDDLCAHWLLSQALVERTAEHAVFRLDEHMLYTQVAYYLLSFGGKIRIIGPEELKSGMIDIAESLLKYYQS, encoded by the coding sequence ATGTCTAAAGCCGATAATATGCTGGCGATGCTATGGCTGCTGAAATCGCGAAGAAGAATGACCGCTAAACAACTATCGGAGGAGCTGGGTGTACATATCCGGACGGTTTACCGATGCATTGACGCGCTCTGCATGTCCGGCGTGCCTGTCGTATCCGAGATTGGGCGCGATGGAGGCTACTCCATCCCGGAGCATATCAAGCTGGAGCCGCTGTTTTTTGAGGCCGATGAGCAAAGGGCGCTTCTTCATGCCGCCGCATTCGCACGGGAAGCGGGTTATCCATCCGAAGAGCCGCTTAATCGAGCCGTTTCCAAAATAAAACGATATACGAATCCGGAACAGCTGGAGCGTTTGGAGCGCCACGAAAGCAGTATTGAGGCCATCCATCCTCCTACAGCTTCTTCGCTTACCAGGATACTGCATGAGATCGAGGCGGGGATCGACCGGCAATCCAGCCTCGAGATCGACTACGCCACAGGCTATGACGGTATAACACAACCACGTATCCTGGATCCTTACGGACTCGTCCATTGGAAAAGCAAATGGTACGCGGTGGGCCATTGCCATCTACGCGGTGAAATTCGCTGCTTCCGCGTCGACCGTATGCGCGATATCCGGCATACCGACAACGCGTTTGACCGTCCGGCGTCGTTTTCCCCGCGGGAATACGTATTGGACAGCTTGTTATCGGGGCAAGGTTCCGAATCCAATCCTCATTTGGTTTCCGTACATATCCAAGGCCTCCCTCAAGCTTTGGACGATTTATGCGCGCATTGGCTGCTCAGTCAAGCCCTCGTCGAACGTACGGCGGAGCATGCGGTGTTCAGGCTGGATGAGCATATGTTATACACGCAAGTTGCCTACTACCTATTGTCATTTGGCGGGAAGATTCGAATCATCGGGCCCGAGGAACTGAAATCAGGCATGATCGACATTGCGGAGTCCCTCTTGAAATATTATCAATCCTGA
- a CDS encoding nitroreductase family protein — protein sequence MPSISHADFLTTVRERQAVKHFDPQHNLSHDEIKEMLEIASTAPSAWNLQHWTYLAITDKATKDKLLPIAYGQRQIVEASAIIAVLGNLRAHQHAEAIYDQAVQAGFMPEEVKTNLVRQIMNSYTNAPELAREEAIRSASMAAMQLMLAARARGLDSCPMGGYNSSLFIEAFGVPRHLIPVMLVAIGKKSVPAHPSTRLPLEETVFWNHF from the coding sequence ATGCCATCCATTTCGCATGCCGATTTTTTAACTACTGTACGTGAACGTCAAGCGGTTAAACATTTTGATCCCCAACACAACCTCAGTCATGATGAGATTAAAGAAATGCTAGAGATTGCGAGTACCGCACCTTCTGCCTGGAATCTGCAGCATTGGACGTATCTTGCCATTACAGATAAGGCCACCAAAGACAAATTGTTACCCATCGCATATGGACAAAGGCAAATCGTAGAAGCCTCCGCTATTATCGCGGTTTTGGGAAACCTGCGGGCCCATCAACATGCTGAAGCGATATATGACCAAGCGGTTCAGGCAGGATTCATGCCAGAGGAGGTCAAAACGAATCTGGTCCGGCAAATAATGAATTCCTACACCAATGCGCCTGAACTTGCCCGGGAAGAAGCGATACGGAGCGCCTCCATGGCCGCCATGCAGCTCATGCTGGCTGCAAGGGCGCGCGGTCTTGATTCATGCCCGATGGGCGGATACAACTCAAGCCTTTTTATTGAAGCATTCGGGGTTCCGCGCCATTTGATCCCCGTTATGCTGGTTGCGATCGGTAAGAAGTCCGTACCGGCTCATCCTTCAACCCGTTTACCCCTAGAAGAGACGGTCTTTTGGAATCACTTCTAA
- a CDS encoding glycoside hydrolase family 43 protein, whose translation MNKPVQPNEPIVTHIYTADPSAHVFEGKIYIYPSHDLDHENTSNDNGDQYDMEDYHVLSMENVDAPCVDHGEALHVKDVPWAKKQMWAPDAAFKNDTYYLYFPARDHDDIFRLGVATSSSPYGPFKPEPHYIPGSYSIDPAVFVDDDNRAYIYFGGLWGGQLEQWQTGSHIPDAEGPPADAPAIGPRVAELSDDMLTFKEAPQEISIVDDKGNPIVAGDEERRYFEGPWVHKYNGTYYLSYSTGSTHKIVYGTSQSPTGPFEFKGTILTPVIGWTTHHSIVQFQDKWYLFYHDSSLSGGADNKRSVKFTELTYNEDGTIQTIHPYDK comes from the coding sequence ATGAACAAGCCCGTACAGCCTAACGAACCGATCGTAACCCATATCTATACTGCAGACCCATCCGCCCACGTATTCGAGGGTAAAATTTATATTTATCCATCCCATGACCTGGATCATGAGAACACGTCCAATGATAACGGCGACCAGTATGACATGGAAGACTACCATGTTCTCTCGATGGAGAATGTGGATGCTCCCTGCGTGGACCATGGCGAAGCTCTTCATGTGAAGGATGTGCCATGGGCGAAGAAGCAAATGTGGGCACCGGATGCTGCCTTCAAGAACGACACTTACTATTTATACTTCCCTGCCAGGGATCATGACGATATTTTCCGTCTTGGCGTAGCAACAAGCTCGTCGCCTTACGGCCCCTTTAAACCGGAGCCTCATTACATCCCGGGCAGCTACAGCATCGACCCCGCCGTATTCGTGGATGACGACAACCGTGCCTATATATACTTCGGCGGCCTCTGGGGTGGACAGCTGGAACAATGGCAGACTGGATCGCACATTCCGGATGCGGAAGGGCCTCCCGCAGACGCGCCTGCCATCGGACCGCGGGTCGCTGAGCTGAGCGATGACATGCTCACTTTCAAAGAGGCGCCCCAAGAAATATCCATCGTCGATGACAAAGGCAACCCGATTGTTGCAGGGGATGAAGAGCGGAGATATTTTGAAGGACCTTGGGTCCATAAATACAACGGAACCTACTATCTTTCTTATTCCACCGGCTCAACGCACAAAATCGTCTACGGCACGAGTCAAAGTCCAACGGGGCCTTTCGAGTTCAAGGGCACGATTCTAACCCCCGTAATCGGCTGGACGACCCATCACTCCATCGTTCAGTTCCAGGATAAATGGTACCTCTTCTACCATGACAGCTCCCTTTCCGGCGGAGCGGACAACAAACGCAGCGTCAAGTTTACCGAGCTGACCTACAATGAGGACGGCACCATTCAGACGATTCATCCGTACGACAAATAA
- a CDS encoding MFS transporter: MPLTRSVTLLFAIACGMSVANIYFAQPLLDELSYEFNLDYAVIGILITVTQIFYALGLLLLVPLGDLLNQRRLIIGQMAISVAALVIVGTASSGAMLFAGLALVGLLAVVTQTIVAFVATVAAPAERGRAVGMVTSGIVIGILLARTISGVLKDLAGWRSVYLVSAAVMLFMVYALYKMLPNVERKVKTLSYSQLLKSVLVLFLQERLLRVRAVLAMLIFTAFSILWTPLVLPLSAPPLSLSHSAIGAFGLVGVVGALAAAKAGKLADRGYGQRTTGIALSLLLLSWLPISYTERSLFTLVIGIILLDLAVQAVHVTNQSMIFALRPQARSRMVAGYMIFYSIGSAAGSIASTHIYAQYGWHGVCMLGASVSAIALIFWAVTKGEKGAH, translated from the coding sequence ATGCCTCTGACTCGTTCCGTTACGTTATTGTTTGCGATTGCTTGCGGCATGTCCGTTGCCAATATCTACTTCGCTCAGCCGCTGCTCGATGAGCTGTCGTACGAGTTCAACTTGGACTATGCCGTCATTGGAATTCTGATTACCGTCACACAGATCTTTTATGCATTGGGACTGCTCCTGCTGGTGCCTCTGGGGGATTTACTGAACCAGCGCCGATTAATTATCGGTCAAATGGCGATCTCCGTGGCGGCTCTCGTGATCGTTGGTACTGCTTCATCCGGCGCGATGCTCTTTGCAGGTTTGGCTTTGGTCGGATTGCTTGCCGTTGTAACGCAGACGATTGTGGCGTTCGTGGCGACCGTAGCTGCTCCTGCTGAACGAGGGCGAGCCGTAGGCATGGTAACCAGCGGAATTGTGATCGGGATCCTTCTGGCGCGAACCATTTCAGGAGTTTTGAAGGATCTTGCAGGATGGCGTTCGGTTTATCTGGTTTCTGCTGCGGTGATGCTGTTCATGGTTTACGCATTATATAAGATGCTGCCAAATGTTGAGCGTAAGGTAAAAACTCTTTCCTATTCTCAACTGCTTAAGTCGGTACTGGTGTTGTTCCTTCAAGAACGGCTACTACGTGTCCGCGCTGTTTTGGCTATGCTGATTTTTACGGCTTTCAGCATTTTGTGGACGCCATTAGTGCTGCCTCTTAGCGCACCGCCACTATCCCTTTCGCACTCTGCCATCGGGGCGTTTGGTCTCGTAGGCGTCGTGGGTGCATTGGCTGCAGCAAAAGCCGGTAAGCTAGCCGATCGAGGTTACGGACAAAGAACGACCGGAATTGCATTGTCCCTGCTATTGCTGTCATGGCTGCCGATCAGCTATACAGAACGGTCCCTGTTTACCTTAGTCATTGGTATTATTCTGCTGGACTTGGCGGTACAGGCGGTGCATGTCACGAATCAGAGTATGATTTTTGCATTGCGCCCGCAGGCGCGCAGTCGCATGGTTGCCGGGTATATGATTTTTTATTCCATCGGAAGTGCCGCCGGTTCCATTGCTTCGACCCATATCTATGCACAGTATGGTTGGCATGGAGTTTGTATGCTTGGAGCCTCCGTCAGCGCTATTGCCCTTATATTTTGGGCTGTGACCAAAGGCGAAAAAGGTGCCCATTGA
- a CDS encoding SdpI family protein, whose product MRKKNSSMLVITTLICLLPIILSMTLYNQLPEQVAVHWDAAGNPDNYVSKAVAAFVLPLITAVINVIVNVALNNDPKKMNAAPVLRTMGLWLIPALSLILMPITLFKAMGAELPIQTIAPALVGMLLVVTGNYLPKSKQNYTVGIKLPWTLNSQNNWNKTHRFAGYLWMAGGAFMILTAFLKMNLAVAIVPVIILIVAAPAIYSFSLFKKGV is encoded by the coding sequence ATGAGGAAAAAGAATAGTTCGATGCTGGTTATAACAACGCTGATATGTTTATTGCCGATTATTTTATCGATGACGCTGTATAACCAATTGCCTGAGCAGGTGGCTGTTCACTGGGACGCGGCGGGCAATCCTGATAATTATGTGTCGAAGGCGGTTGCGGCGTTTGTGCTTCCGTTGATTACAGCGGTTATTAACGTCATAGTCAATGTAGCGCTTAACAACGATCCAAAGAAAATGAACGCTGCCCCGGTTTTAAGAACGATGGGTCTATGGCTCATCCCCGCGCTGTCTCTCATTCTCATGCCGATCACGCTGTTCAAGGCCATGGGGGCCGAGCTGCCGATCCAGACGATTGCACCGGCTCTCGTGGGCATGCTGCTCGTGGTCACCGGAAATTATTTGCCGAAGAGCAAACAGAACTATACGGTGGGCATCAAGCTGCCTTGGACGCTGAACAGCCAGAATAATTGGAATAAAACGCATCGTTTTGCGGGATACCTGTGGATGGCAGGCGGAGCGTTCATGATCCTGACGGCGTTTCTGAAGATGAACCTTGCCGTCGCAATCGTTCCTGTCATTATATTGATTGTGGCGGCTCCGGCGATTTACTCTTTCTCTTTGTTTAAAAAGGGCGTGTAA
- a CDS encoding SRPBCC family protein encodes MAGTIFKQEVMKATERSWEEWIVALGQEVGPLWSHEQIRNHIVEQHQVSGEWGEWIAVMYEQVMGRVPVGLSKDAGVQIGVRKTIAATKERVWDFLMSSEGLSLWIGDVPSLELQVGHEYESKEGVSGKITVVVPYHKLRLTWKRKEWDNPSRLQIYVLSTKTGKTTIAIHQEMLDDVYMREIMRRYWDEMLTTLQNRVMVPN; translated from the coding sequence ATGGCAGGCACGATTTTTAAACAAGAAGTGATGAAAGCAACCGAACGTTCGTGGGAGGAATGGATTGTGGCCCTTGGGCAGGAAGTGGGCCCGCTCTGGTCACATGAGCAGATCCGAAACCATATCGTTGAGCAGCATCAAGTATCCGGGGAATGGGGCGAGTGGATCGCCGTCATGTATGAGCAGGTCATGGGGCGGGTGCCCGTCGGCTTATCCAAAGATGCCGGGGTGCAGATCGGGGTCAGAAAGACGATAGCCGCGACAAAAGAGAGGGTTTGGGATTTCCTCATGTCTTCCGAGGGACTGTCATTATGGATCGGGGATGTTCCTTCACTGGAGCTGCAGGTCGGGCATGAGTATGAATCGAAGGAAGGCGTGTCCGGCAAAATTACGGTGGTCGTACCCTACCATAAGCTGCGCTTGACTTGGAAACGCAAGGAGTGGGACAACCCGTCCCGGCTGCAAATCTATGTGTTGTCCACGAAGACTGGAAAAACAACCATCGCGATTCACCAGGAGATGCTGGATGATGTTTATATGAGAGAGATCATGAGGCGTTATTGGGATGAGATGCTGACGACGCTGCAAAACCGGGTGATGGTGCCGAACTGA